The following DNA comes from Bacillus sp. 2205SS5-2.
GATATCTTCGATGTGGGGACAGGTTCCGGAGTTTTAAGTATTGCAGCAGCTATGCTTGGTGCTAAATCGGTCGATGCACTCGATTTAGATGAAGTAGCGGTTCGTTCAGCAAGGTTAAATGTAGAACTAAATAAAGTAGAAGACGTAGTAACAGTCTCTCAAAATAATCTTTTAGAAGGCAAATTAGGCCAGACTGATGTAATTGTGGCAAATATCTTAGCTGAAATAATTTTACGTTTTACGAAAGAAGCATTTGAACTTGTCAAGCCAGGAGGTTATTTTATTACGTCCGGTATCATTCAACCTAAAAAGCAGGAAGTGAAGGATGCTCTACAGAATGTTGGTTTTAAAATCGAAGAAGTGCTTGTAATGGAAGACTGGGTAGCAATGATTGCTAAACGGCCTGCTTAAGTAGTGTTAAGAGGTGAAGGAAATGCAAAGGTATTTTGTTAATGCTAATGGAAGCGTTGATCATTCCTCTTTTATTATGGATGGCGAAAATGCCCATCATATGGTACGAGTCATGCGAATGAATGTGAATGATCGTTTCTACTGTGTCTTTTTAAATGGACAATCAGTTCTCGCGAAAATAGATGAGATTTCCAGTGAAACTGTTACAGCATCCATTGTAGAATGGATAGATGAAAGCAAAGAACTCCCAGTGAACGTCACGATTGTGAGCGGGCTGCCGAAAGGGGATAAGCTTGAATATATCATCCAAAAGGGAACAGAGCTAGGTGCAGTGCGGTTTATCCCTTTTAAAGCGGATCGCTCTATTGTAAAATGGGATCCAAAAAAATCAGCAAAAAAAAGAGAACGTTGGGGGAAAATTGCTAAGGAAGCGGCTGAGCAATCACACCGAACAATCATCCCTACTGTAGATGAACCGATTCATATGCAAAAACTGTTAAAACTGAGTGAAGAATACGATCATAAAATAGTCGCCTACGAAGAATCGGCAAAAGAAGGGGAACAAGCCCTTTTTGCAACGATTTTATCAAAGGTTAAACCAGACGAGAGTATTTTGATTATCTTTGGTCCAGAAGGCGGTCTATCCTCGAAAGAAGTGGAGGCATTCCTTCAACATAATTTTCTAGCTTGCGGACTAGGACCTCGTATTCTTCGAACGGAAACAGCGCCGCTATATGCATTATCATCTATATCTTTTAAATTTGAACTAATGAGGTGAGGACATGCCGACTGTCGCTTTTCACACACTAGGCTGTAAAGTAAACCATTATGAAACTGAAGCGATTTGGCAGTTGTTTAAAGAAAATCAATATGATCGTGTTGATTTCGAAAAATCTTCAGATGTATACGTGATTAATACATGTACTGTTACGAATACTGGAGACAAAAAAAGCCGTCAAGTTATTCGTCGTGCGATTCGTAAGAATCCTGATGCGGTTATTTGTGTAACCGGCTGTTATGCCCAAACATCACCTGCCGAAATTATGGCGATTCCTGGTGTAGATATCGTCGTGGGTACACAAGATCGTCAGAAAATGTTAGCTTATATTGAACAATTTAAACAAGAACGAGAACCTATTAATGCGGTGAAAAACATCATGAAGAATCGTGTGTATGAAGAGCTTGATGTTCCTGCATTCACTGACCGAACTAGAGCCTCTTTGAAAATCCAAGAAGGTTGCAACAATTTTTGTACGTTTTGTATTATCCCATGGGCTCGTGGCTTAATGCGTTCTCGTGATCCAGAGGAAGTCATTCATCAAGCTCAGCAACTTGTGGATGCAGGCTATAAAGAAATTGTACTTACTGGCATTCATACAGGTGGGTATGGGGAAGATATGAAGGATTATAACCTTGCTATGCTTCTAACTGATTTAGAAAAACAAGTAAATGGGTTGAAGAGAATTCGGATTTCTTCCATTGAAGCAAGCCAATTAACAGATGAAGTAATTGATGTAATTGATCGCTCTAAGCTGGTCGTACGCCATTTACATATCCCATTGCAATCAGGTTCCAATACGGTGTTAAAACGTATGAGGAGAAAGTATACTATGGAATTCTTTGGTGAGCGCTTAGAAAAGTTAAAGAAAGCTCTACCTGGTCTTGCGGTTACATCGGACGTTATCGTCGGTTTTCCTGGTGAAACAGAAGAAGAGTTCATGGAAACCTATGATTTTATAAAAAAACATCAATTTTCCGAACTTCATGTATTCCCTTACTCCAAACGTACCGGAACTCCTGCGGCAAGAATGGATGATCAAGTGGATGAAGAAATTAAAAATAAACGGGTACATGAACTGATTGCCCTATCAAATCAGTTGGCGAAAGAGTATTGTTCTCTTTTTGAGGGAGAGGTTCTCGAAGTCATTCCTGAAGAAAAATTCAAAGGCGATGCAGAAAGTGGTTTATTTGAAGGATATTCAGATAACTACCTCAAAGTTGTATTTCCTGCAACCGAAGACATGGTTGGAAAGCTTGTAAAAGTTAAAATAACCAAAGCCGGCTATCCCTACAATGAAGGACAGTTTGTTCGCGTGTTAGAGGAAGATGAAAAGGAAGTACAAAAAGCGGTTATTTAAGCAAAAACTCTGTCTCTTCTAGACAGAGTTTTTTGATTCAGTTAGCAAATGTGATTTTTAAAATGGTGGAAGTCTAGGTACTGACACCTTGCTCATTTCTTAGCTATCGTGTTTGAGAATCATAAAAAGGGTAACAATAAGGTAGAACTCGTCTTTTCGACGAGAATTTGTTATGATGAAGAGGTACATACAACTGAGTGAAAGGAGAGAAAAATATGACTAAAGAAGTAGCAAAAATGATTGATCATACACTATTAAAAGCAGAGGCAACGAAACAACAGGTGGACACACTTTGTGAGGAAGCAAGAGAGCATCAATTTGCCTCTGTTTGCGTAAACCCTACTTGGGTAAAATACTCTAGTGAAAAATTACAAGGTTCAGATGTGGAGGTCTGTACGGTCATTGGTTTTCCACTTGGAGCTACCACACCTGAAACGAAAGCATTCGAAACGAAAAATGCGATTGAAAATGGTGCTACTGAAGTGGACATGGTGATAAATATTGGTGCGCTGAAAGACAGGGATTTAGAATTGGTAGAGCGTGATATTCGTGCAGTTGTAGCTGCATCTAAGGGAAAAGCACTATCTAAGGTAATAATCGAAACAAGTCTGCTATCGGATGAAGAAAAGGTTATTGCTTGCGAGCTTTCCGTTAAAGCAGGTGCGGATTATGTGAAAACATCAACTGGATTCTCAACAGGTGGAGCCACTGTAGCAGATGTTACGTTAATGAGAAAAACAGTTGGACCAGATATTGGTGTGAAAGCCTCTGGTGGTGTTCGTAGCGTCGAGGATGCTCAAGCGGTAATGGAAGCTGGTGCGACTCGAATCGGTGCAAGTTCTGGTGTGAAGATTGTTCAAGGATTAACAAGTGATTCTGATTATTAAGCAATGAAAATACTCGTTAAGAAATTATAACGGTTAGGGATTACAAGGTCGATAAATTAACAAACAAGTAAGCACTTCATTTAGCAGCTAAAATGGAGTGCTTATTTTTTGGGAAAATAGTATTTAAATGTATTTTATTCCAATGGTTATACACAGTTACCTATCATGAACAAAGAGCACAAAGCGTTCGAACTGGGAGGTAAACGGAAGAACTAGCAGTGATGTACCCACATTGAAGATTACGCTTGCATGAGCAAGCTGAACAGCTGGATCCGAGCTTAATAACTGAGCGAGGTCTCCAAGCAAGCGGACCAAAGGTAGACAGGCTCCTACTCCGATTACATTCAACCAAACATGAACCCAAGCGGTTAACCTTGCTTCCTTACCACCT
Coding sequences within:
- the deoC gene encoding deoxyribose-phosphate aldolase, with the translated sequence MTKEVAKMIDHTLLKAEATKQQVDTLCEEAREHQFASVCVNPTWVKYSSEKLQGSDVEVCTVIGFPLGATTPETKAFETKNAIENGATEVDMVINIGALKDRDLELVERDIRAVVAASKGKALSKVIIETSLLSDEEKVIACELSVKAGADYVKTSTGFSTGGATVADVTLMRKTVGPDIGVKASGGVRSVEDAQAVMEAGATRIGASSGVKIVQGLTSDSDY
- the mtaB gene encoding tRNA (N(6)-L-threonylcarbamoyladenosine(37)-C(2))-methylthiotransferase MtaB produces the protein MPTVAFHTLGCKVNHYETEAIWQLFKENQYDRVDFEKSSDVYVINTCTVTNTGDKKSRQVIRRAIRKNPDAVICVTGCYAQTSPAEIMAIPGVDIVVGTQDRQKMLAYIEQFKQEREPINAVKNIMKNRVYEELDVPAFTDRTRASLKIQEGCNNFCTFCIIPWARGLMRSRDPEEVIHQAQQLVDAGYKEIVLTGIHTGGYGEDMKDYNLAMLLTDLEKQVNGLKRIRISSIEASQLTDEVIDVIDRSKLVVRHLHIPLQSGSNTVLKRMRRKYTMEFFGERLEKLKKALPGLAVTSDVIVGFPGETEEEFMETYDFIKKHQFSELHVFPYSKRTGTPAARMDDQVDEEIKNKRVHELIALSNQLAKEYCSLFEGEVLEVIPEEKFKGDAESGLFEGYSDNYLKVVFPATEDMVGKLVKVKITKAGYPYNEGQFVRVLEEDEKEVQKAVI
- a CDS encoding 16S rRNA (uracil(1498)-N(3))-methyltransferase, producing MQRYFVNANGSVDHSSFIMDGENAHHMVRVMRMNVNDRFYCVFLNGQSVLAKIDEISSETVTASIVEWIDESKELPVNVTIVSGLPKGDKLEYIIQKGTELGAVRFIPFKADRSIVKWDPKKSAKKRERWGKIAKEAAEQSHRTIIPTVDEPIHMQKLLKLSEEYDHKIVAYEESAKEGEQALFATILSKVKPDESILIIFGPEGGLSSKEVEAFLQHNFLACGLGPRILRTETAPLYALSSISFKFELMR